Below is a window of Ctenopharyngodon idella isolate HZGC_01 chromosome 7, HZGC01, whole genome shotgun sequence DNA.
GGTGCGGGAGCGGGCGGCAGGATCCCCATCAGCGACGGGTGCGGGGCGAACGGAGACACCGAGCCCTGCTGCTGCGAGCCCATGGGCACGTACTGCGGCGGGACGTCCGGACTGAGACAGAAAACACACCAGGACACACTCAACATCTGTGCATTACACAGCTTTAACATAAACTTGTGTACTGCTGCACTCTTCCATTGTTCTCATTTTTAAGTTGCTTCTGcgaaatgattaaatgtaaatgtaataaacCTCTTAATGTGATACATATCTGCCAGTCAGTCATGAAATCTGATCTGCTTCATTCATTATTAactatttgcatttatttgaatattatttacattttcaaaacgcATGTACTCAAATTGCTTGGAATCCACATGTATATTGTgaaagttactttcagttaagaAGTATGAACATggttaaataatataatgtaatgcatGTGTCATTCATACATGAATGAAACAGATTTCTGCACTCAAATCAGTGCTGGTGTTTCAGGGTGGACTGTGGTGTGGAGGTGTACCTGTGGTAGTAGGAGGCaggctgtgtgtttgtgctggtTTGAGACGTGTCCTCGTCCTCCTCTCCGTCTGTCTCACTGTCCTCTGAATCGTCctgaacacaaaacacatcaacACACTCTTTCCGTGGCCACACCGATTTCATCGGAGGCGTTCTGCACCACAGCCAAACATTTACTAAAGTTataaactagtgctgtcaaacgattaaatcgcatccaaaatatatatattttttaaaatatacaaatataatatattcttattaaatatacacatgcatgtgtgtatttatatatatacataataaatatacacagtacgcACACAggtattatgtaaacaaactatTCTTTTGGATgagattaattgtgattaatcgtttgacagctcTAGTTTAGTTCTCGTCACTTTAATGCAACTGATGAAACTAGTACGtttgtttgttcttgttttgtttttttcccccaatcaACAGTGCAGTTTTGACCTGGTATGACTTATTTACAACCAGTCCTTTCAAATTAATGCTATTGAAAACAGAatagaaatgaaaaatataagtgtaaaacaaaaacttaaaCTGGCATTCATTGAACGAATTTAAAGCGAAACTTTACAAATAAACTTTATCTGACAAATGTGCGCGATTTACACGTTATGTGTGCTTGATGTTAATTGCACTGTATTATCGCAGCACATTTTCGATGATAAAAACGTGACTACTTACAGAAAATACTGTAGGTCTTTTTGAATCTGAGTGTGATGTAATGAAATAAAgcactgcattgtgggatacagtaatTCAGGACTCATTTACCTCTTGCTCGGATTCAGTGCCTGAGAGTTTCTTGTCTTTGCCCTTCGCCCCAGCGCCGCCGTTCTTGCGGCCCGAGCCTGGCTTACGACCTCTGAAGACACCAAACACAAAACACTCAAACACTTTCAGTAGAttctatggcaacactttacaataaggttccattggTTAACATTAGCTATAGTTAACAAGCAAtgcttctacagcatttattaatatcagttaatgtaatgtaaatctCAACGTTTACcaatacatcattaaaatcaaaagttttatctgttaacattaatgcactgtgaactcacattaacaaaggttaataaatgctgtaaaaatatatcgATCATTGTTATGCATAATGTAGTAACTAATGCTaccaaatgagaccttattgtaaagtgttaccaattttctttaaataatcattttgaaaatgcattttattattagatttattgattttatttaattattattagaattattgcaaaaacaattacatttattcagtTAAAACGTATGAACAaggttaaattatatatatatatatatatatatatatatatatatatatatatatatatatatatacacacacacacacacagtaatataatatttgtctgtcatacataaatgaaacagGATTGTAATAGTCCTAATAAACTGAACAACAACTAATTGAACTCATTTAACTGACTGAATATTGTTTGTTCCACAGCAAGCCATATTTTAACCGTTCAAACTTAACTGAATAGATTTAAATTGTCTCCAATAACTTATGCTGattataatttgaaaaaaatgtttatttaaataaaatcagataaatgaatagttaataataaactaCACCATAAAATCTGACCCGTTTCATTCATTATTGACAAACGTGtcacattaagtttattagtttgttcaTGTTGAAACGGTGTAAAATGCATGGAAATTTTATGTAATTGAAACCatcaaatcaattttttttttctagaacaCTTGTGTATCTGACCTGCGAGGGATCTTCTCGCCGCTCTCCATGTGGTTCTCGTCTCCCTCTCCCTGCATGTCGGGCACTGCCGCCACCAGATCCTTCAGGAAGTCAAACTGCTGCTCCAGTTCAATGCACTGCTTTctgcaaacacacagacacacacgcatTGGCAAATGAAGTGATCAAACAACAGGAGTCATGTGATGGACGTGACGTACAAGTGTGATGTTGTCATGGTTTTGGCATTGCGTGACTGGGTGACGTGACAGGCTTTCGTCAGGAGAGACTCCAGGAACAGCTCGAGAGCACGAGCTCAACTCACAGTCAAGGAAAGAGCAGATATGAGGCGACCCAATGACAATCAAACAGCTCAGATTTCTGCACTGctaagaaaaataatgttttaggaataaaatttattttatttatgatttaatgCCATAGCAGCAGCAATGGCTAGATTCACGGCAAAAATCAACagtatttcaataaaaaataaataaataaaaaaattataacaatatCACTTCAATACATTGtttacaataatttaacaattttcttaaaacaatcaacttacaaaaacatacatatataacaataacacaatagtaataacaattatatagaatatttcaatttaatgtatgaaaaaaaattctacatTTATTCCAGGAGaaacctttttaaaaatgtccattaatatattttctgaataaaacattgtttaatatcatttaaaatggatattctattaatatatatgttttactttagaaataaaatgttgtaaaaacctttaaaatattaaaaaaaaaaaaaaaaaaaaaaaaagaaaactgtaaatttataaaataaatcagaaatactgtcaacagacagaaaaacaaacatttttttaccacgtttttaggaataaaatgttatataaatcaagttgaatgatatatgaactgAAGTGTGTATACTGAAGtgtagagagagaaaaaaaaaaaaaaaaaaaaaaaacactcatctTGAGTCAAAGATATGTATTGCAATTCAAATCTAGGATGACTGTTTTATATTACAACttttctgaaatgttgtttaaatatgcaaattaaattatttaaacattggACAAAGCCAGATTCAAAATGTGTGTTtgattttgttgtatttttacagaggggatttaggatttctcttttttaccagaaaatactgtcaacagccagaaaaaaattcaaaatgttttgacaaataaaaatgttaaatatataatcaGGTTGAattatatatgaacaaaccccacAGTAAAAACCTCCA
It encodes the following:
- the drap1 gene encoding dr1-associated corepressor; the encoded protein is MPSKKKKYNARFPPARIKKIMQTDEEIGKVAAAVPVIISRALELFLESLLTKACHVTQSRNAKTMTTSHLKQCIELEQQFDFLKDLVAAVPDMQGEGDENHMESGEKIPRRGRKPGSGRKNGGAGAKGKDKKLSGTESEQEDDSEDSETDGEEDEDTSQTSTNTQPASYYHSPDVPPQYVPMGSQQQGSVSPFAPHPSLMGILPPAPAPAPQKNHDEDDDEDYDS